A genomic window from Scatophagus argus isolate fScaArg1 chromosome 17, fScaArg1.pri, whole genome shotgun sequence includes:
- the LOC124074630 gene encoding cytochrome c oxidase subunit 6B1-like isoform X2 — MSEQFEEKIKNYRTAPFDARFPNTNQTRNCFQNYLDFHRCNKALATKDQDTSPCVWYQRVYKSLCPISWVRKWDEQLEAGTFPGKI, encoded by the exons ATGTCTGAACAGTTTGAGGAGAAGATCAAGAACTACAGGACGGCCCCGTTCGATGCCCGCTTTCCCAACACCAACCAGACCCGCAACTGTTTCCAGAACTATCTGG ATTTCCACAGATGTAACAAAGCTCTGGCTACCAAAGACCAGGACACGTCTCCCTGCGTTTGGTACCAGAGGGTCTACAAAAGCCTCTGTCCCATCAGCTGG GTCCGGAAATGGGACGAGCAGCTGGAGGCGGGAACATTTCCTGGAAAGATCTGA
- the LOC124074630 gene encoding cytochrome c oxidase subunit 6B1-like isoform X1 has product MPAFPTPTRPATVSRTIWANAGQVPRFLSSPIQPELLTTEDFHRCNKALATKDQDTSPCVWYQRVYKSLCPISWVRKWDEQLEAGTFPGKI; this is encoded by the exons ATGCCCGCTTTCCCAACACCAACCAGACCCGCAACTGTTTCCAGAACTATCTGG GCCAATGCAGGGCAGGTCCCTCGCTTCCTGTCAAGCCCAATCCAACCTGAGCTTTTAACCACAGAAG ATTTCCACAGATGTAACAAAGCTCTGGCTACCAAAGACCAGGACACGTCTCCCTGCGTTTGGTACCAGAGGGTCTACAAAAGCCTCTGTCCCATCAGCTGG GTCCGGAAATGGGACGAGCAGCTGGAGGCGGGAACATTTCCTGGAAAGATCTGA